In Fibrobacter sp. UWB10, a single window of DNA contains:
- a CDS encoding GNAT family acetyltransferase, with amino-acid sequence MLESEASSFVKGAIKNFSSTYKPALGTNPAQKNDDVETFLKKKAENFSRQKLSMTHLVLSSINQELLGYFSLTIKPISIPAKFVDISKSTKRKWAKFASYDKDRDVYVASSYLIAQLGKNYSNEIQHPISGENLLDVCMAKIKECQDVVGGGMVFLECEKRENDAKLVDFYQKNGFVEYNVRNNLVQMVQRI; translated from the coding sequence TTGCTCGAATCCGAAGCAAGTTCTTTTGTAAAGGGTGCAATTAAAAATTTCTCTAGTACGTATAAACCGGCTTTGGGAACGAATCCTGCACAAAAGAATGATGATGTTGAAACATTTCTGAAAAAGAAAGCAGAAAACTTTTCTAGACAGAAGTTGTCTATGACTCATTTAGTTCTGTCTTCCATCAATCAGGAATTATTAGGATACTTTTCATTGACTATTAAGCCTATTTCAATACCGGCAAAGTTTGTAGACATTTCTAAGAGTACAAAGCGTAAGTGGGCGAAATTTGCCTCTTATGATAAGGATCGTGATGTCTACGTAGCGTCTTCATATCTTATAGCTCAGCTTGGGAAGAATTATTCCAACGAAATACAACATCCCATAAGTGGAGAAAACCTGCTAGATGTTTGTATGGCCAAAATTAAAGAATGCCAGGATGTTGTAGGCGGCGGGATGGTGTTTTTGGAATGTGAAAAAAGAGAAAATGACGCAAAACTAGTTGATTTCTACCAAAAGAATGGTTTTGTAGAATACAATGTGAGAAATAATTTAGTTCAGATGGTGCAACGAATCTGA
- a CDS encoding OmpA family protein, whose product MKKILGMALLAASFSFAQIGMEGGSDGLHQINAKTLGQWNFTIGTGGNISLSSWGLSRGGMFEVNGQTYSYNDWDYSQAGNFFVGIGLLNWLDVGAILPVYYEHANSKGPAGTTNQWATSRGDLDLWSKIRLPLDTNNVFGVALMLNMYIPTGEEAAGVRPRHVWYLNSDGYTHPFTANDWVFAAGLAGTWDFTKWGKPFRINLSASYVYPLDQDLTNVLMYSAGVNWIPKDWVDVFVEYSGEARLQTKGIYKFEPSEDPMLITPGFRFHLPYNIDFAMGLEVAVRTFKNLGFDHEDEMDGCEDRVIRYTSREGTEVTYCYAPTPLISGAALLTWRFGADLWRDSDDDGVNNNKDKCPHTKKGIKVDSEGCPLDTDKDGVVDSYDKCPNTPAGVSVNTDGCADKDSVILTDENSMVDSAALNAAERARLDSLNRLDSDKDGIPDVSDKCPNTPEGIVVDYLGCMLDFDRDGVPDNADKCPNTPNGVSVDSTGCPMDFDKDGVPDNLDKCPNTKEGLAVDSTGCPSDTDNDGIFDGQDKCPGTAAGLPVDSVGCVLDGDKDGVADNQDKCPNTLEGIAVKEDGCPVNKKENLDELKKGIQFQTGSTKLTKKSYTTLNDIASLMRKVKSANLEVQGHTDNTGSEATNQKLSEKRAQAVVDFLKKKGIEADRLRAIGYGSEMSIADNNTKEGREQNRRVELVPFEK is encoded by the coding sequence ATGAAAAAAATACTTGGAATGGCTCTATTGGCTGCAAGCTTTAGCTTTGCCCAGATAGGCATGGAGGGCGGCTCTGACGGTCTCCACCAGATTAATGCCAAGACGCTTGGCCAGTGGAACTTTACCATTGGTACAGGTGGCAACATCTCTCTTTCGTCGTGGGGCCTTTCCCGTGGCGGCATGTTTGAGGTGAATGGTCAAACTTACAGCTATAATGACTGGGACTATAGCCAGGCCGGTAACTTCTTTGTAGGCATTGGTTTGTTAAACTGGTTAGACGTGGGCGCTATTTTGCCAGTGTACTACGAACATGCTAACTCCAAAGGACCGGCTGGTACAACGAACCAGTGGGCCACGAGCCGCGGCGACTTGGACCTGTGGTCCAAGATCAGGCTCCCGCTCGATACCAACAATGTGTTCGGCGTTGCCTTGATGCTTAACATGTATATTCCTACGGGTGAAGAGGCTGCCGGTGTGCGCCCCCGCCATGTGTGGTACTTGAACAGCGATGGTTATACTCACCCCTTTACTGCTAACGACTGGGTTTTTGCCGCAGGCCTTGCTGGCACGTGGGACTTTACCAAGTGGGGTAAGCCGTTCCGTATTAACTTGTCGGCTAGCTACGTGTACCCGCTCGACCAGGACTTGACCAATGTGCTTATGTACAGCGCTGGCGTGAACTGGATTCCGAAGGACTGGGTGGATGTGTTTGTGGAATACTCCGGCGAAGCTCGCTTGCAGACCAAGGGTATCTACAAGTTTGAACCGAGCGAAGACCCGATGCTCATTACTCCGGGTTTCCGTTTCCACCTGCCGTATAACATCGACTTTGCTATGGGACTTGAAGTGGCCGTGCGTACCTTCAAGAACCTTGGCTTCGATCACGAAGACGAAATGGATGGCTGCGAAGACCGTGTAATCCGTTACACGAGCCGCGAGGGTACCGAAGTCACGTACTGCTATGCTCCGACTCCGCTTATTTCGGGTGCCGCACTCCTCACTTGGCGCTTTGGCGCTGACCTGTGGCGCGATTCCGATGACGATGGCGTGAACAACAACAAGGACAAGTGCCCGCATACCAAGAAGGGTATTAAGGTTGACTCCGAAGGTTGCCCGCTTGATACCGATAAGGACGGCGTGGTTGATTCTTATGACAAGTGCCCGAACACTCCGGCTGGCGTGTCTGTGAATACCGATGGTTGCGCCGACAAGGATTCCGTGATTTTGACCGATGAAAACTCGATGGTGGATTCTGCTGCCTTGAACGCCGCCGAACGCGCTCGCTTGGATTCTCTGAACCGTCTCGATAGCGACAAGGACGGCATTCCGGATGTAAGCGACAAGTGCCCGAACACTCCGGAAGGCATTGTGGTGGACTACTTGGGTTGCATGCTCGACTTTGACAGAGATGGCGTTCCTGACAATGCGGACAAGTGCCCGAACACTCCGAACGGCGTGAGCGTTGATAGCACCGGTTGCCCGATGGACTTTGACAAAGACGGCGTACCTGACAATCTGGACAAGTGCCCGAACACCAAGGAAGGCCTTGCAGTAGACAGCACTGGTTGCCCGTCTGATACCGATAACGATGGCATCTTTGACGGCCAGGACAAGTGCCCGGGTACCGCAGCTGGCTTGCCGGTTGACTCTGTGGGCTGCGTGCTCGACGGTGACAAAGACGGCGTTGCCGACAACCAGGACAAGTGCCCGAACACCTTGGAAGGCATTGCTGTTAAGGAAGATGGCTGCCCGGTGAATAAGAAGGAAAACCTGGATGAACTCAAGAAGGGCATTCAGTTCCAGACCGGTTCGACCAAGCTCACCAAGAAGAGCTACACAACTTTGAACGACATTGCCTCGCTCATGCGCAAGGTCAAGTCTGCTAACCTTGAAGTGCAGGGTCACACCGATAACACCGGTTCTGAAGCCACGAACCAGAAGCTTTCTGAAAAGCGTGCTCAGGCTGTGGTGGACTTCTTGAAGAAGAAGGGAATCGAAGCTGACCGCCTGCGTGCTATCGGTTACGGCTCTGAAATGTCGATTGCCGACAACAACACCAAGGAAGGCCGCGAACAGAACCGCCGTGTGGAACTGGTTCCGTTTGAAAAGTAA
- a CDS encoding polysaccharide biosynthesis tyrosine autokinase: protein MADSEQQTIVVGAQAQTANNTITLLEALFILWKKRFTLCLFLIVGAVVGVVVGQWIRPQYTSDALLQVDPKGNKAANRAMGEMGAILDVASPADAEIQLIKSRLVLSYVVAQEHLNYSATPTSALNRLLHREGRMDIDFLSIPDLARSEKWRAVVTGGDYYAVYTEDDVKLVEGKVGALLKAPYAGDTLQIRVSRMKASLGEEFRIGLKNPLLAARGLAGALKVAEKGKQTGVIGVSYSHRYPDRAASILNTVANTYVRQNVEMRSAEAEKTLEFLESQLPGIKAKLDSSEKVLADYRHSIGSVDMTGETRAHLDKEMDFQRQLLQLEQQRQQATRLFKEEHPSVQTIVKQQDKLRGELARLKKSAESMPETQQEMIRLQEDVAVNNAQYTTMLNNIQQLRVVRAGEVGNVRVVDFAQIEPIQSKPKKFNILVCSMATAFMVGVLWVFLLRMMRNGVRSSQELEHATDVSVFAKIPESKNKLLRDKRHKLTLVEASPNDQASEAFRTLQTAVDFSLAEDQKVLMVCGLVPGVGKSFVTKNLAAVYAMNGKRVLLIDADMRKGVIRSSKHAGLTEVLSGKVPWRETVADTRCQNLFVMGCGKRLMSPSELLRHDTFKNLLEEMKAEYDMILVDTPPVSMVTDAELIYPLVDFALMVVHYGTDSVAQVKENLANLRRYADKPCAFVMNHCEYEPGHYYGYGYYGHGYYGKGYYSKS, encoded by the coding sequence ATGGCCGATAGTGAACAGCAGACGATTGTGGTTGGTGCACAGGCCCAAACGGCCAACAACACCATCACATTGCTCGAAGCTTTGTTTATTTTGTGGAAAAAGCGCTTTACCCTGTGCCTGTTTTTGATTGTGGGCGCTGTGGTGGGTGTCGTGGTTGGCCAGTGGATTCGTCCGCAGTATACAAGCGATGCTCTGTTGCAGGTAGACCCCAAGGGCAATAAGGCCGCAAACCGTGCCATGGGCGAAATGGGTGCAATCCTCGATGTGGCAAGCCCGGCCGATGCCGAAATTCAACTCATTAAGAGTCGCCTGGTGCTGAGCTACGTGGTGGCTCAAGAACACCTGAACTATTCTGCAACGCCTACGAGTGCGCTGAACCGCTTGTTGCACCGTGAAGGCCGCATGGATATCGACTTTTTGTCTATCCCGGATTTGGCCCGTTCCGAAAAGTGGCGTGCCGTGGTCACGGGGGGCGACTATTATGCCGTTTACACCGAAGACGATGTTAAACTGGTCGAAGGCAAGGTGGGCGCTTTGCTCAAGGCTCCGTATGCGGGCGATACTTTGCAGATTCGCGTGAGCCGCATGAAGGCGTCTCTCGGCGAAGAATTCAGGATTGGTCTTAAGAACCCTCTGCTTGCGGCACGCGGACTTGCCGGAGCCCTGAAGGTGGCTGAGAAGGGGAAGCAGACTGGTGTGATTGGTGTGTCTTATTCGCACCGCTATCCCGACCGTGCAGCCTCTATTTTGAACACGGTTGCCAATACCTATGTGCGCCAGAATGTAGAAATGCGCAGTGCCGAGGCCGAAAAGACTTTGGAATTTTTGGAATCGCAGTTGCCGGGCATTAAGGCCAAACTCGACAGTTCCGAAAAGGTTTTGGCCGACTACCGCCATAGCATTGGTTCTGTGGACATGACGGGGGAGACTAGAGCTCACTTGGATAAGGAAATGGACTTCCAACGCCAGTTGTTGCAGCTGGAACAGCAGCGCCAGCAGGCAACGCGCCTGTTTAAAGAAGAACACCCCTCGGTGCAGACGATTGTAAAGCAGCAAGACAAATTGCGTGGCGAATTGGCTCGCCTCAAAAAGAGTGCAGAATCTATGCCGGAAACCCAGCAAGAAATGATTCGCCTGCAAGAAGATGTGGCGGTGAACAACGCCCAATACACGACTATGCTCAACAATATTCAGCAGTTGCGCGTGGTGCGCGCGGGTGAGGTGGGTAACGTGCGCGTGGTGGACTTTGCGCAGATTGAACCCATTCAGAGTAAACCGAAAAAGTTCAATATTCTGGTGTGTAGCATGGCGACGGCTTTTATGGTGGGTGTGCTGTGGGTGTTCTTGCTGCGCATGATGCGTAACGGTGTGCGTAGTTCGCAGGAACTGGAGCATGCGACCGATGTGAGTGTGTTTGCGAAGATTCCTGAAAGCAAGAATAAGTTGTTGCGCGACAAACGCCACAAGTTGACTCTTGTGGAAGCCTCCCCGAATGACCAGGCGAGCGAGGCGTTCCGTACCTTGCAGACGGCGGTGGATTTTTCGCTTGCCGAAGACCAGAAGGTGCTCATGGTGTGTGGCCTGGTGCCGGGCGTGGGTAAGTCTTTTGTGACCAAGAATTTGGCGGCAGTTTATGCTATGAATGGCAAGCGTGTGTTGCTGATTGATGCCGATATGCGCAAGGGTGTGATTCGCAGTTCTAAGCATGCTGGTTTGACCGAAGTGCTTTCGGGTAAGGTGCCGTGGCGTGAAACTGTGGCCGACACCCGTTGTCAGAATTTGTTTGTAATGGGCTGCGGTAAGCGCCTTATGTCGCCCAGCGAACTTTTGCGCCACGATACGTTTAAGAATCTGCTCGAAGAAATGAAGGCCGAATACGACATGATTCTGGTGGATACCCCGCCAGTAAGCATGGTGACCGATGCCGAACTGATTTACCCGTTGGTGGACTTTGCCCTGATGGTGGTGCACTATGGCACCGATTCTGTGGCCCAAGTCAAGGAAAATTTGGCGAATTTGCGCCGCTATGCCGACAAACCCTGTGCCTTTGTAATGAACCACTGTGAATACGAACCGGGCCATTATTATGGTTATGGGTACTATGGTCATGGTTATTACGGTAAGGGTTATTACAGCAAATCGTAA
- a CDS encoding polysaccharide pyruvyl transferase family protein — translation MKKYIIISDFSLTARNRGTAALGYGSLAFLREKGYMEEGQEVICYRILRNPFRCSFFRKKSESINVQGTSVTFNYLTTSVFEYKLWKKFGISFPFSAWGKMVRNLALVAAINGGDGFSDIYGVRLYNSRLWEIKLAKQIKVPVILLPQTIGPFKDPKILEEAKQIMEYASAVYVRDSKYTKELDKMGIKYELTNDLSAYMKPEPWDIDIKPGSIGINVSGLAYSNNFRDLAGKFAAYPELMTKLVQHFQKKGKTVYLIPHAYGYNNPEWDNDDMISSREFYNSLEDKTNVVLIDKDLISPQVKYVISRMSFFIGTRMHANFAAIFTKVPVFGLAYSFKFQGAFENNGIYNRTAMINNITSADIPGIIDQIDKAYEEDVGEKRS, via the coding sequence ATGAAAAAATACATCATTATTTCTGATTTTAGTCTTACAGCACGAAATCGTGGCACTGCGGCACTGGGTTATGGTTCCTTGGCCTTTTTACGTGAAAAAGGGTATATGGAGGAAGGACAAGAAGTCATTTGCTATAGGATTTTACGTAACCCCTTTCGATGCAGTTTTTTTCGAAAGAAAAGTGAATCCATTAATGTTCAAGGAACTTCTGTTACATTTAATTATTTAACGACGAGCGTTTTTGAGTATAAACTTTGGAAAAAATTTGGGATTTCTTTTCCCTTTAGTGCATGGGGTAAAATGGTAAGGAATTTGGCCCTAGTTGCTGCGATTAATGGTGGGGATGGCTTTTCTGATATTTATGGCGTGAGGTTGTATAATTCCCGCCTTTGGGAAATTAAACTTGCTAAGCAGATTAAAGTCCCTGTAATTTTGTTGCCGCAAACAATAGGCCCTTTCAAAGACCCCAAAATATTGGAAGAAGCCAAGCAGATAATGGAATATGCTTCTGCTGTTTATGTTCGTGATTCAAAATACACCAAAGAACTTGATAAAATGGGAATCAAGTACGAACTGACAAACGACTTGTCGGCGTATATGAAACCTGAGCCTTGGGATATAGATATCAAGCCGGGTTCTATCGGAATCAATGTGAGCGGTCTTGCGTATTCCAACAATTTCCGCGACCTTGCTGGGAAATTTGCTGCTTACCCTGAATTGATGACTAAATTGGTTCAGCATTTCCAGAAAAAAGGTAAAACAGTCTATCTTATTCCCCACGCATACGGCTATAATAATCCAGAATGGGATAATGACGACATGATTTCTAGTCGGGAATTCTATAACTCGCTAGAGGATAAAACCAATGTCGTACTGATTGATAAAGACCTGATTTCTCCGCAAGTCAAATACGTGATTTCAAGGATGTCGTTCTTTATCGGCACCCGAATGCATGCCAATTTTGCGGCAATCTTTACCAAAGTCCCGGTATTTGGCTTGGCTTACAGTTTCAAGTTCCAGGGGGCTTTTGAAAATAATGGCATATACAATCGAACCGCAATGATAAACAATATCACCTCAGCCGATATCCCTGGGATTATTGACCAGATTGATAAAGCGTATGAAGAAGATGTGGGGGAGAAACGGTCTTAG
- a CDS encoding thiamine pyrophosphate-binding protein → MYSQAKNVQIVTALLKEHGINQMVVSPGGTNAPFVKGIQDDPFFTLYSVVDERSALYFAIGIYLATGKPVAMCCTSAQATRNYVPGLTEAFYKHVPILAITFSKHPQYTGQDYMQAPNQTSLPVDSVRKSFSLPYVSNEHDRLHCERLVNEAILELTHIVPAPVQLNVPMLDNELGLYTEDSLPSIKVIKRFSKNDVSAVNLDGKKVLIVVGENCGYDDNAIKLFAQKNNAAIYVNQLSNMRNVYTVEGNLILSRMSQEDFDKNLCPDILITIGGQTGDYPLYHKLAETKCEYEHWRISAGGEIVDTYDHLTKVFECAQDDFFNNVNGTCANNGYLMTWKSYTDNYNTSIDLPLSNALAAQQLCDNIPENSYVNFAILNSLRVWNLFHLKNRVKCFCNVGAFGIDGGMSTFFGQSVVTDELCYMVIGDLAFLYDMNSLSIRHIKNNVRIILVNNNGGMEFKYGCDAQKKNSIDRYIAAANHFSNADGWAMSNGFKYIPVKTKEDFLANVNILNKSSDAPILMEIFTDDEKENIAYTSIMRANDYRTFADKVANRLKSKLKKII, encoded by the coding sequence ATGTATTCTCAAGCAAAAAATGTTCAAATTGTAACCGCCCTTCTCAAAGAGCATGGCATCAACCAAATGGTCGTAAGTCCCGGTGGAACAAATGCTCCTTTTGTGAAAGGGATTCAGGATGATCCTTTTTTTACGCTCTACTCCGTAGTTGACGAACGAAGTGCTTTATATTTTGCTATAGGCATATATCTAGCTACTGGCAAGCCTGTCGCTATGTGCTGCACTAGTGCTCAAGCCACCCGCAACTATGTTCCTGGCTTGACGGAAGCGTTCTATAAACATGTTCCGATACTTGCCATAACTTTTTCCAAGCATCCTCAATATACGGGTCAAGATTATATGCAGGCTCCGAATCAAACTTCGCTCCCAGTGGATTCGGTCAGAAAGTCTTTCTCGCTGCCGTATGTATCAAATGAGCATGATCGACTTCATTGCGAACGCTTGGTAAACGAAGCCATTCTTGAGTTGACTCATATTGTTCCCGCTCCAGTGCAACTTAATGTTCCTATGCTTGATAATGAACTCGGCTTATATACCGAAGATTCTTTGCCGAGTATCAAGGTAATAAAGAGATTTTCAAAAAATGATGTGTCTGCAGTAAATCTTGATGGCAAAAAAGTATTGATTGTTGTTGGCGAAAATTGTGGCTATGACGATAATGCGATAAAGCTGTTTGCCCAAAAGAATAATGCTGCTATTTATGTCAACCAACTGTCTAACATGCGTAATGTTTATACGGTTGAAGGAAATTTGATTCTCTCCCGCATGAGTCAGGAAGATTTTGACAAAAATCTTTGCCCGGATATTCTAATAACGATTGGCGGACAAACTGGAGATTATCCGTTGTATCATAAGCTCGCAGAAACAAAATGTGAGTATGAACATTGGCGAATTTCTGCTGGTGGCGAAATTGTTGACACCTATGATCATTTGACAAAAGTCTTTGAATGCGCGCAAGACGATTTTTTTAATAACGTTAATGGAACTTGTGCGAATAATGGTTATTTAATGACCTGGAAGTCTTATACAGATAATTATAACACATCTATAGATCTACCGTTGTCCAACGCGTTGGCTGCGCAGCAACTTTGTGATAATATTCCCGAAAATTCATATGTAAATTTTGCAATTCTTAATTCTCTTCGTGTATGGAATTTATTCCATTTGAAAAATCGGGTAAAATGCTTCTGTAATGTGGGTGCGTTTGGGATTGATGGAGGAATGTCAACATTCTTCGGTCAGAGCGTTGTAACAGATGAATTATGTTATATGGTTATTGGGGATTTGGCGTTTCTTTACGACATGAATTCTCTATCAATCAGGCATATTAAGAATAATGTCAGAATTATTCTTGTCAATAATAATGGTGGAATGGAATTTAAATACGGTTGCGATGCGCAGAAAAAGAATAGTATAGACCGTTATATTGCAGCAGCCAATCATTTTTCTAACGCTGATGGATGGGCGATGTCAAATGGATTCAAGTATATTCCTGTGAAGACAAAGGAAGATTTTTTAGCAAATGTGAATATCTTGAATAAGTCTTCAGATGCTCCAATTCTTATGGAAATATTTACGGATGACGAAAAAGAAAATATTGCATATACATCTATAATGAGAGCCAATGATTATAGAACTTTTGCAGATAAAGTAGCGAACCGTCTGAAAAGTAAATTGAAAAAGATTATTTGA
- a CDS encoding nucleoside-diphosphate sugar epimerase/dehydratase, translated as MSKYSQLFTNFRLRKRLLALVDAFIVLVAGLLVNLPLPIFSDRIGRAQLFSFLLLCAFCCFACQLLFGAYNKLWRYFNLRDYLSCVKGIVGGFVVAVVLFYLISGTGFPIFSVLTCVIATVGVCLFRYMFKGTFISLVNAGLQEGKKRRTMIIGAGEATRVLLDEIKRLQSPKENDAVGAVDTVNMYPVCLIDDDRYKIGKFFNDVLVAGGTSDIEKIARLERIEQIIFAIPSCPPKDRAVILDLCGKTGLPVKILPFVGCLQDVSESEKSNYISQIRDIKVEDLLGREPIKFDNSEIRGFIENKVCMVTGGGGSIGSELVRQIAKYNPAQVIIVDIYENNAYDIQQELVMEYGKSLNLVTIIASVRDYFRMNQIFKKYKPQVVFHAAAHKHVPLMENNPMEAIKNNVVGTFNMATLSLINNVKKFVMISTDKAVNPTNVMGASKRCCEMIVQFFAQQKDCRTEFVTTRFGNVLGSNGSVIPLFKRQIEQGKPVTVTHPDIIRYFMTIPEAVNLVLEAASFAHGGEIFVLDMGQPVKIVTLAENLIRMYGKVPYKDVEIKFTGLRPGEKLLEELLMGEEGLQKTKNKLIYIGKQIPIDLDSFVDQLWDLKNAASANDDQKAIQALHKIVPTFTTPEEFNKTVMMPKV; from the coding sequence ATGTCAAAATATTCGCAGCTCTTTACGAATTTTAGACTTCGCAAGAGGCTTTTGGCACTAGTCGATGCGTTTATCGTCTTAGTGGCCGGTTTGTTGGTGAATTTGCCGCTGCCTATTTTTTCGGACCGCATTGGTCGCGCTCAGCTGTTTTCTTTTTTGCTCCTTTGCGCGTTCTGCTGTTTTGCTTGCCAGCTTTTGTTCGGTGCATACAATAAATTGTGGCGCTACTTTAACTTGCGCGACTACCTGAGTTGCGTCAAGGGAATTGTGGGCGGTTTTGTTGTAGCTGTTGTTCTGTTTTATCTGATTTCTGGTACAGGGTTCCCGATTTTTTCTGTGCTCACCTGCGTGATTGCAACGGTGGGTGTGTGCTTGTTCCGTTACATGTTCAAGGGAACGTTTATTTCGCTGGTGAATGCGGGCCTACAAGAGGGCAAAAAACGCCGTACCATGATTATTGGTGCGGGCGAGGCCACGCGCGTGCTGCTCGATGAAATCAAGCGTTTGCAATCGCCCAAAGAAAACGATGCTGTGGGCGCTGTTGATACGGTTAATATGTACCCGGTGTGCTTGATTGACGATGACCGCTACAAGATTGGAAAGTTTTTTAACGATGTGCTGGTGGCCGGCGGTACAAGTGATATCGAAAAGATTGCGCGCTTGGAACGCATTGAACAGATTATTTTTGCAATTCCGAGTTGCCCGCCTAAAGACCGCGCGGTGATTCTCGATTTGTGCGGCAAGACGGGGCTCCCGGTCAAGATTCTGCCGTTCGTGGGCTGCTTGCAAGATGTCTCGGAGTCCGAAAAGTCCAACTATATTTCGCAGATTCGCGATATCAAGGTGGAAGACCTTTTGGGCCGTGAGCCGATTAAGTTTGACAATTCCGAGATACGCGGATTTATCGAGAACAAGGTTTGCATGGTCACCGGCGGCGGAGGCAGTATCGGTAGCGAACTCGTGCGCCAGATTGCCAAGTACAATCCGGCCCAGGTGATTATCGTGGACATTTACGAAAACAATGCCTACGATATTCAGCAAGAACTGGTCATGGAATACGGCAAGAGCCTGAACCTGGTCACGATTATTGCGAGCGTGCGTGACTACTTCCGCATGAATCAGATTTTCAAGAAGTACAAACCGCAGGTGGTGTTCCACGCGGCGGCTCACAAGCATGTGCCGCTCATGGAAAATAACCCGATGGAAGCCATTAAGAACAATGTGGTGGGTACGTTCAATATGGCGACGCTTTCGCTGATCAACAACGTCAAGAAGTTCGTGATGATCAGTACCGATAAGGCGGTGAACCCCACGAACGTGATGGGGGCCAGCAAGCGCTGCTGCGAAATGATTGTGCAGTTCTTTGCGCAGCAAAAGGATTGCCGCACCGAATTTGTGACTACCCGCTTTGGCAACGTGCTTGGCTCTAACGGATCCGTGATTCCGCTGTTTAAGCGCCAGATTGAGCAGGGCAAGCCCGTGACCGTGACGCATCCGGACATTATCCGCTACTTTATGACGATTCCGGAAGCGGTGAACCTGGTGCTCGAAGCCGCAAGCTTTGCGCACGGTGGTGAAATCTTTGTGCTCGACATGGGGCAGCCAGTAAAGATTGTGACTTTGGCCGAGAACTTGATTCGTATGTATGGCAAGGTGCCGTATAAGGATGTTGAAATCAAGTTTACGGGGCTGCGCCCGGGCGAAAAACTGCTCGAAGAACTCTTGATGGGCGAGGAAGGCCTGCAAAAGACCAAGAACAAGCTCATTTACATCGGCAAGCAGATTCCCATTGACCTGGATTCCTTCGTCGACCAGCTGTGGGATTTGAAAAACGCCGCGAGTGCAAACGACGACCAGAAGGCCATTCAGGCCCTCCACAAAATCGTCCCGACCTTCACGACTCCTGAAGAATTTAACAAAACCGTCATGATGCCCAAGGTATAG
- a CDS encoding SDR family oxidoreductase, which produces MGVVNKLSEIFKALRLAKKFYKAGGCVTANIAYPQYGNILEGRRICVTGGGSGIGLAIAKKFAQCGARVLITGRNEEKLRAAVKEIGSNGFYIVWDVSNVSLAEEKLCDASKILDGNIDILVNNAGLAPSKFWGDVDEIEWDRIYSTNLKGMFFLTQQIVKKWKKLAFSGYKKVINISSQGGFVGATYPYRMVKWDVRGLTEGLGKTLVKDNIIVNAIAPGVVKTSMQEFSLNQGDNLYTNQNPIQRVCLPEEIAELALFLASDASNFIIGQTIVCDGGYILK; this is translated from the coding sequence ATGGGCGTGGTAAATAAGTTGAGTGAAATCTTTAAGGCTCTTCGCCTGGCGAAAAAATTTTATAAGGCGGGAGGCTGCGTTACTGCAAATATCGCGTATCCGCAGTATGGAAATATTCTAGAGGGTAGGCGAATTTGTGTTACCGGAGGTGGCTCTGGCATCGGTTTAGCGATAGCAAAAAAATTTGCCCAATGCGGAGCAAGAGTCTTGATTACTGGCAGAAACGAAGAAAAGTTAAGAGCGGCCGTAAAGGAAATTGGATCTAACGGATTTTATATTGTTTGGGATGTTTCTAACGTGAGTTTAGCCGAGGAAAAATTGTGCGATGCATCTAAAATTCTTGACGGAAATATTGATATTTTAGTGAATAATGCGGGTCTTGCCCCTTCAAAATTTTGGGGAGACGTGGATGAAATTGAATGGGATAGAATTTATAGCACAAATTTGAAGGGAATGTTCTTTTTGACGCAACAAATTGTCAAGAAATGGAAAAAATTGGCTTTCTCAGGATACAAAAAGGTTATCAATATCTCTTCTCAGGGCGGATTTGTGGGAGCCACGTACCCTTACCGAATGGTCAAGTGGGATGTCCGGGGATTGACAGAGGGGCTCGGAAAAACACTCGTTAAGGACAATATAATTGTCAATGCGATTGCCCCTGGCGTAGTAAAAACATCAATGCAAGAATTTTCGCTTAATCAAGGAGACAATTTGTATACCAACCAAAATCCGATTCAACGAGTCTGCTTACCCGAAGAAATTGCCGAATTGGCGTTGTTCCTTGCAAGTGATGCAAGTAATTTTATTATTGGTCAGACCATTGTGTGTGATGGCGGTTACATTTTAAAATAA